Below is a genomic region from Sander vitreus isolate 19-12246 chromosome 15, sanVit1, whole genome shotgun sequence.
CAGTCAGCCCGAGCCCGTGCCTGGATGCCAGCTCCTAACATGCAAGCTGCATAACTGCCTGTGGTGCAGCAGGGTCAAAAGCCAAACTAAAGCTGCCGCAGCGGATGCCCTAAATAGATCAGACCACCGTGTATAGATGAGGGGGAGGGAATTATTTGATCATTCTTTGATGCTGACCGGTCCCTCAGAGAGACAAGACCCAGAGGGACCTGGAAGCACAGCATGCACAAAGGCTGAAAAGACAGGGGGTTAATTGTATTGTTTTCATGATAACACTGCCAAAGCACTGAAGGGGTACATTGTGCAGTACACAAGACAATTGGGGTGACCTCAGTATGATAAGATGGCGTGGTTcccaaaataagaaaaaaaaccgCCTCCCCGCTATTGTTGCAGGATTTAAATACAGTAGTACATTTGTCTGCATGGGTACAGTACACGGCTGCATTTCATCGGCTTGtgcagcacacaaccaacagaAAGTTCAAATCCTTCACATTTGTGAAGTAGTGTTTCTCCATTGCATTGCATTGGGTTTTTGTaattcctctttctctgtgtgcttCTGTTTCAGATTCTCTGTAAAGACTCTCCTAGAAAAGTACACTGCAGAGCCTATAGATGACTCATCTGAGGAGTTTATTAACTTTGCCGCCATTTTAGAGCACATCCTCAGCCACCGCTTCAAAGGTAACACTGCAGGTAACATATGGCACAGGAAAAGATGTACAAATCAGTTAATATGACttggaatgaatgaatgagacaGTAAAAACCCAGATATGTAATATTTATTCTAAAACAGGGATAGATATTTACAGCATAGATTATACTGCAGACGTTaaccaaaattaaatgtttatcaAAAGGGCAACAATGTGTATGATTGTTCAGTTAGCTGTACTGCTTGCAGAAGTGATTCATTGCTGTGTTTGAATCTTTTTGGACCAGGTTCAGGAAGCTGGTTCAGCTCAGATGGACAGCGCAGTTTCTGGGAATATATTCGGCTGGCGTGCAGCAAGGTGCAGAACAACTGCATCGCCAGCATCGAAAACATAGAGAACATCAGCACATCACGAGCAAAGGCAAGGACATTTGTATGCAGAATTGTGTGCAtgactgaatgtgtgtgtatgtgggataTTGCAAGAGAGAGCAGCAAAGAAAGCTCTTCTGTTCCTACTCACTTCTTGCGTTGTCCTACAGGGGCGTGCATGGATTCGAGTGGCGCTGATGGAGAAACGTCTGTCTGAATATGTGTCCACTGCTCTGAGGGACACGAGAACAACCAGGTCAGAAAGGGACAATCTAGacaatttagtttattttagtttttgattCTAAGTGACCCCTGCTGCAGGAATGCTACTCTTTCATGGTGGCTATGTCTGTTCATTCTAATCACTCAAAGTAAAAGACATCCCTGTCTATGCACCAGAGGAAAGTACATGTCTGCTATGATGCTTAACATGAAATATATATCGTAAAATGCAGGCAGAATCCCAGTTGTATCAGTATTATATCTGAAAGTTAAAGATTATTACCACCTCTTCACCTGACAGGAGGTTCTATGATGATGGAGCCATTATGCTGAGAGAGGAGGCCCAAGTCCTGACTGGCATGCTGATTGGACTGAGTGCCATTGACTTCAGGTGAAGACATACACTGCAGATGCTGATGTACAGAGTGTTTCAATATATAAGTACACCAGTACACCCCAGGCTTTTATTTGAATCAACAGTTACTGTAGGTGGTATATATTTGTTAGCTGTTTTAAGTATCCTAAGTAGGTTAGTCTTCAAACTTTCTCTGCCCAATATTTAGGGATTACAAAGTCGTGAAGTAGTATTGTGAATTTGAGTATAGCATAGTACAGATTAACAGATTATACTGAAAAAATGAGGTATCTCAAACctatttttattacttttttaataggactatatcaaataaatattAACATATCTGTCTTAGGCATCTTTCTCATGTACTCCACATGAAGTCGCAATATATTTCAAACTCCTTTTCTACTCTGTTAAAGTATTAGCAGGTAGTATGtattcatatatacatataatacatcGTGATAAGAAGATGTATATGTACTTTCTCATGTTTAATGTGTTTCTGTATCAATTATGTAAGTGAAAGTATGTctgacacatatacagtataaaaggAGCcgttatatatagtatagtgcATGCACTGTATACATATAAAGCCAAACATGTTTGCATATGTGACTTCCATACTTCATTTCAATAATTGATATTTACTGAAAATATACACAATTCTTTTTCAGTCACAAAGCAAGTTAGTTTTTTTCCGTCTTTCTGCAGTTTTTGCTTGAAGGGGGAGACTCTGGATGGGAAATcctcagctgtgattgactacACACCTTACCTGAAGTTCACTCAGAGGTAAGACTGATCCTGTCACTACAATTTTAGCGTCACATTTTTTATGCATGTGCGACGCTGCAACACTGTCCCCTCTCTGCTGTGTAGCTACGACTACCTGAGTGATGAGGAGGACTGTCGCAGTGTGGACAGCAGTAACAGCGAGGAAAGTGTCCCCGAGCATCCCTACATCCCCTTGGTGACGGACGAGGAGAGCTGGAGCAACAAGTGTCGCAAAATGGAGCAGAGGTTTAAGATCGTCTATGCCCAGAAGGTGACTACCAACAGCTGCTAGAACCAAGTTAAAGCTGTtaaaaaatcttgtttttcaCTATGGGTTtctacacacacaaatcccTGTCTATTTACTTTGATGTCGCAGGGTTACCTGGAGGAGCTGGTGCGTCTGCGGGAGTCGCAGCTAAAGAACGTGGAAACGGAGAACAAGCGTCTGAGAGCCAAGGTGGAGGAGCTGACGGTCCAGACCCAGCAGGAGAAGAAGGAGCTGGAGGCCGTCGTGCTCGAGCTGCAAGCACAACTGTGAGAAACACAAACCTTTGGAAATACATTCACCAATACTTTATTTTCCTCAGTAGAAAATAAAGTATTGCTCTATTAACCTAGTTAATGTAACTAGtcaatatgaaaagaaaaatgttatgCAGATGCAATTTCTGATTATGCCAGTTTATGATGCAATACTCATATACGGTAATACGCAATATTTTGCTCTGACACATcttatttgaattgttttaagatacaataaaaaaaaaaaaacagacctaAAGGTGCAATACTTGATATTGTTACAGCACCCAATAGCAGCCCCAAATCCCAAAATGTCCTCCCCAGCTTACCGTTGATGTTTTAAAGTCAACTATGAACTTTGTCGATTTTGAAATTTGGGGGCACTATTGGTTGCTGTAACAACATCAGGAAGTAGCGTTATATTAATGAGACACAAAAAAGTGTCTCGTTGAAGTTCACGAGAGATAAGTGATTTATTTAACTGCCACCTTCGATGTTCAGGTACATATTTGCTTGCTAAAATGAAAAGTATTACTTCTGAAATGAATTATTTGTGCTCTGTGCTTCACGCAGCTCTGCCCTCATGCCCTGTGATTCCTCCCATCTGGCTAAAGATCTCTCCATCCCGCTAGTCAACCAGTGGTCCACCATCACAAACAACCAGGGCGATGTCAAGCTTTTCCGCAGGTAAACTTACACAAACAGTATGGTTCTATTTTTAGCAGACGCTTTTAGATGCAATTAATGTAGAGAACTTTTAGATATGCGTGTCATGATGATGTTTTGTCCATGCAGGAGGAGTTTCCACAGTTTGGAGCAACTTTCTGCTGAAGTCAGTCTGAACTCTGACTCCCAGAGGACTGATGGGAGACAGAATGGAGATGCTGCCTGGACTTCAGCAggtaaaaaaatacttttcactgctactacattcaTCATGCAACATGTTCATGCAACATTTAAACCTGCAGGGATCTGTAGTGTACTGTAAATCTGTCAGCCATGTTATGCAATAATTCCTGAGTAACtgaacaaaacattttgaatcAGCTACATTTTACTTGTTTTACTCCAGTATAGAAAACACAGTAGTAAAGTAACATTTCTGCTTGAGTAGGAATATATTTGCATAAAAGCCTTTCAGAGGCAGCCACCCATgcacatgtacatacatactcATACAAAGGCAGGCTTGATGGCTGTTTATGGTGTTTCAAGTGGGCAGCTTGAACTATGCACGATCAGAGGCTCAATTTTATTgtgctttttctctgttttgtccccgtaggaaaagacaacactccCTCCATGCTGGGTCTGTGTGGCTCTCTGGCCTCTTTACCAAGCTCCAAGTCCCTGGCCAGCCTCAAGTCCAACGAGTGTTTGGTCAACATCAGCACTGAACCCAGCCCTGCGCTCACTCCCAGCTAGGAGCtccagaacaacaacaacaacaacaacaacaacaatggagTTTTAACCCCcaacctgtctgcctgcctggtGATGCTGCGTTGCCCATAAACCCGACTAAAACCCTGCTCCCATAATCCACCAAGACCATCAACAGCTCCATGAGAACAGGAAAGTCATCTCTGGATTTTTGTACACATGAGAGTGAAGTCACTTCTTTCCCTTCTCCTCGCCTTATCCGCTCGACTCCTCTCTCTCACAACCACTTTGTACTATCTGTGAATCCCTTCATCCAAGATCATGTGATTCCTCTGCAAACTTTTGTCAGACCTATGTTCTAAAGCATCTGTTTATTTCCTTAAATTGTATTGCCACCTTGCTCTTTTTTTGAACATCAGTGTTCTTCCCTATGGTGTCGCCTCTGTGTTTGTAGGCCTGTTTTTAAGTTTCATGTCAAAATGTAACCAAACTTGCAGCTACTTGCAAAGAGAGATGTGATGATCAGATACAGATCGTCCATATAAAGTAGAGGATGGGTTGTACAGACTGTCCTCACACCACTGAGAAGTAAGTTTTATGGGTGTGACTGAACGGTGCCTGAGGTCTGCCACCCCATGTTTATTTATCTGATTGTATCAAATGCAACAGCAGTATGTTCTTTCAATATGTATGCAATgggttatttttgtttgttttgtgttgcaataaatctttttccattatgtgtgtctgtttgtgtaggAGAGTAACACAGGAAGATGCCAAAACAAAAACgtgattttaaagaaaatggtttCTGAATGGGAGGCAAATGGAGATGTTGGATGGGGCAGCCGGTTGCATGGGACAAATGTGCTCTAGCTCCATCTTGTGGTTTACGATTATAAGGTGTAATATATTGCATTAATGCCCAGATTGCTTATTAATTCCTAAGAACAATCTGAGGGTATTAAAGAGAAAAACATAGGTAGCTAATTTATAAAAAGCCACACCACCTTTCAGAGACCACCACAGTTAACAGCGCATCAGATAGTGTGAGAACGCTTTATTCATGCAACTGAAATGAAATGGTGCATGATACAAAAAAAGTTACCTTAAAGCCTTTTGGTCATTATGCAATAATGTCAACAATATCTATACATTAATATTAGAGTTGAATatgctataataataataataatatatataatatatatataataataatatatgctATAACTAGTAGGAACATATACATCATTCGTATTATTGAATAATGTGGATGAGATTGTATTGCACTTATTGGCTATAAAACAGTGCACTCTTTACATTTGGTATGATTTTAATTATGTTTAGTAACTTTGACAGTAACAGTTGAggcctttttttcttgtttcgTGTGGTTTTGTTGCATCAATAATAACAAATCTAAACAAAAACTATTGTTTAAAGTGTGTAAACGGTACAAAAAAGACCCCAGACTGACATTTTATTAAGGATAAGCAAGTTAAAAACTCACTGTGAATGCATGTGTTATGAACAAATGTGCTTATTTAGATAGGGAAAATTAGTTGTTGGGAGACTATATGACAATGCCATGATATCAAACTGAATATAATTTTCCAAGTGTTTATTTTATGAGTTTGGACCCTATTAGCCTCTGTAGTGACCTTTGTTGTCCCTGAACCACACTTTGGGGACCACA
It encodes:
- the rundc3aa gene encoding RUN domain-containing protein 3A isoform X1, whose product is MESGCIHTAMAMGLTSKKPSARSVGVERKNLITVCRFSVKTLLEKYTAEPIDDSSEEFINFAAILEHILSHRFKGNTAGSGSWFSSDGQRSFWEYIRLACSKVQNNCIASIENIENISTSRAKGRAWIRVALMEKRLSEYVSTALRDTRTTRRFYDDGAIMLREEAQVLTGMLIGLSAIDFSFCLKGETLDGKSSAVIDYTPYLKFTQSYDYLSDEEDCRSVDSSNSEESVPEHPYIPLVTDEESWSNKCRKMEQRFKIVYAQKGYLEELVRLRESQLKNVETENKRLRAKVEELTVQTQQEKKELEAVVLELQAQLSALMPCDSSHLAKDLSIPLVNQWSTITNNQGDVKLFRRRSFHSLEQLSAEVSLNSDSQRTDGRQNGDAAWTSAGKDNTPSMLGLCGSLASLPSSKSLASLKSNECLVNISTEPSPALTPS
- the rundc3aa gene encoding RUN domain-containing protein 3A isoform X2 → MESGCIHTAMAMGLTSKKPSARSVGVERKNLITVCRFSVKTLLEKYTAEPIDDSSEEFINFAAILEHILSHRFKGSGSWFSSDGQRSFWEYIRLACSKVQNNCIASIENIENISTSRAKGRAWIRVALMEKRLSEYVSTALRDTRTTRRFYDDGAIMLREEAQVLTGMLIGLSAIDFSFCLKGETLDGKSSAVIDYTPYLKFTQSYDYLSDEEDCRSVDSSNSEESVPEHPYIPLVTDEESWSNKCRKMEQRFKIVYAQKGYLEELVRLRESQLKNVETENKRLRAKVEELTVQTQQEKKELEAVVLELQAQLSALMPCDSSHLAKDLSIPLVNQWSTITNNQGDVKLFRRRSFHSLEQLSAEVSLNSDSQRTDGRQNGDAAWTSAGKDNTPSMLGLCGSLASLPSSKSLASLKSNECLVNISTEPSPALTPS